The following are encoded in a window of Amycolatopsis lexingtonensis genomic DNA:
- a CDS encoding DNA-directed RNA polymerase subunit alpha, translating into MLISQRPALGEETVNETRSRFTIEPLEPGFGYTLGNSLRRTLLSSIPGAAVTSIRIDGVLHEFTTVPGVKEDVTDIILNLKELVVSSEEDEPVTMYLRKQGPGEVTAADIVPPAGVTVHNPDLHIASLNGKGKLEIELVVERGRGYVPALQNKQAGAEIGRIPVDSIYSPVLKVTYKVEATRVEQRTDFDKLILDVETKPSITPRDAVASAGKTLVELFGLARELNVDAEGIEIGPSPQEADTIAAYAMPIEDLDLTVRSYNCLKREGIHTVGELVSRSEADLLDIRNFGAKSIDEVKLKLVGLGLALKDSPPGFDPTAAAASYDGEGWSEGVGGIADGISDGHDDGQDYAETEQL; encoded by the coding sequence ATGCTGATTTCCCAGCGGCCGGCTCTCGGCGAAGAGACGGTCAACGAGACCCGCTCCCGGTTCACCATCGAACCGCTGGAGCCCGGCTTCGGCTACACGCTCGGCAACTCGCTGCGTCGTACGCTGCTGTCGTCCATCCCGGGCGCGGCCGTGACGAGCATCCGCATCGACGGCGTGCTGCACGAGTTCACCACCGTTCCCGGGGTGAAGGAAGACGTCACCGACATCATCCTGAACCTCAAGGAGCTCGTGGTGTCCTCGGAAGAGGACGAGCCGGTCACCATGTACCTGCGCAAGCAGGGCCCGGGTGAGGTCACGGCGGCCGACATCGTGCCGCCGGCGGGTGTCACCGTGCACAACCCGGATCTGCACATCGCGTCGCTGAACGGCAAGGGCAAGCTCGAGATCGAGCTCGTCGTCGAGCGCGGCCGCGGTTACGTTCCGGCCCTGCAGAACAAGCAGGCGGGCGCGGAGATCGGCCGGATCCCGGTCGACTCGATCTACTCGCCGGTGCTCAAGGTGACCTACAAGGTCGAGGCCACCCGTGTCGAGCAGCGCACCGACTTCGACAAGCTGATCCTGGACGTCGAGACCAAGCCGTCGATCACGCCGCGCGACGCGGTCGCGTCGGCCGGCAAGACGCTGGTGGAGCTGTTCGGTCTCGCCCGCGAGCTGAACGTCGACGCCGAGGGCATCGAGATCGGCCCGTCGCCGCAGGAGGCGGACACCATCGCCGCCTACGCGATGCCGATCGAGGACCTGGACCTCACCGTCCGGTCGTACAACTGCCTCAAGCGCGAAGGCATCCACACGGTGGGCGAGCTCGTCTCGCGCAGCGAGGCGGACCTGCTCGACATCCGCAACTTCGGCGCCAAGTCGATCGACGAGGTCAAGCTCAAGCTCGTCGGCCTCGGCCTCGCGCTGAAGGACAGCCCGCCCGGGTTCGACCCGACCGCGGCGGCCGCCAGCTACGACGGTGAAGGCTGGTCGGAGGGTGTCGGTGGCATCGCCGACGGGATTTCGGACGGCCACGACGATGGCCAGGACTACGCAGAGACCGAGCAGCTCTGA
- a CDS encoding WXG100 family type VII secretion target, producing MIAESSTESIPHPMAKQQPVAVAVPQGEDITAAAEPYLGYLTDLSRQLGVIDPVETYFRPLIGRWADLGAEADRLRAAASVAAEVSTRLDDQLGRLDAGWEGRDADSFVAYIREIGAAGGDLEEALNVLAGALDELVESVRHVVVDLVEVLVDAADLTSETMLLPSGGARRARAQLEETQESAKALYETARDVLEAFDRLCEGVDDPDAASRSIEIRHRYPQEKFKLHDGALNDAAAEEATTTPSSAGNAAGSSEEGTSPSSAEPKHTGAGTPDNAQPADAPQPAPAPDHAANQSTAGGVPMMPMMGFGAFGGGGGGRRQPKTRPVTKTSELLGEPGLVAPPVIGEDEKPAQDQKKPPAP from the coding sequence ATGATCGCCGAAAGCTCGACCGAGTCCATCCCGCACCCCATGGCGAAGCAGCAGCCGGTGGCGGTGGCGGTCCCGCAGGGCGAGGACATCACCGCGGCGGCCGAGCCGTACCTGGGCTACCTCACGGACCTCTCGCGGCAGCTGGGGGTCATCGACCCCGTCGAGACGTACTTCCGCCCGCTGATCGGCCGCTGGGCCGACCTCGGCGCCGAAGCGGACCGTTTGCGCGCGGCGGCGTCCGTCGCGGCCGAGGTGTCCACCCGGCTCGACGACCAGCTGGGCCGCCTCGACGCGGGCTGGGAGGGCCGCGACGCGGATTCGTTCGTGGCTTACATCCGCGAAATCGGGGCGGCGGGCGGTGACCTCGAAGAAGCGCTCAACGTCCTGGCGGGCGCGCTCGACGAGCTGGTCGAGTCGGTCCGCCACGTCGTCGTCGACCTCGTCGAAGTCCTGGTGGACGCGGCGGACCTGACGTCGGAGACGATGCTCCTCCCGAGCGGCGGCGCCCGGCGGGCGCGGGCCCAGCTCGAGGAGACGCAGGAGTCGGCGAAGGCGCTGTACGAGACCGCGCGGGACGTCCTGGAGGCGTTCGACCGGCTCTGCGAAGGCGTCGACGACCCCGACGCGGCTTCGCGGAGCATCGAGATCCGGCACCGGTACCCGCAGGAGAAGTTCAAGCTGCACGACGGCGCGCTGAACGACGCCGCGGCCGAGGAAGCGACGACGACGCCGTCGTCGGCCGGGAACGCGGCCGGGTCGTCGGAAGAGGGCACGTCGCCGTCCTCGGCGGAGCCGAAGCACACCGGCGCGGGCACGCCCGACAACGCTCAGCCCGCCGACGCCCCGCAGCCCGCGCCCGCCCCGGACCACGCGGCGAACCAGTCGACGGCAGGCGGCGTCCCGATGATGCCGATGATGGGCTTCGGCGCGTTCGGCGGCGGTGGCGGTGGCCGCCGCCAGCCCAAGACGCGGCCGGTGACGAAGACGTCGGAACTGCTGGGGGAGCCCGGTCTGGTCGCCCCGCCGGTGATCGGCGAGGACGAAAAGCCGGCGCAGGACCAGAAGAAGCCGCCCGCGCCGTGA
- the eccE gene encoding type VII secretion protein EccE — protein MANLVVLEVGLAIGLVLLAIDMSLKYVGIGIVGLALIVALLRWRGRWFTQWVGLTLRYSFRSHDRTATPLPPSTVEELAAEETTVTGPDDARVNLLRIAVPDLVVAHGVDHERQQVGLAWNDGTWTAVLLVEPTPALITQAGGAPSLPLSALAPCLEDRGVVLDSIQMIWHCYPGSAALPSDSPALSSYMEVLGPLPAAARRTTWVAIRLDPKRCPAAIRERGGGVVGAHRALIGALSRVRNALESQGVPTRPLDPDELLRAGISAAELTAVAGSPNKVTLQERWSGVTAAGIGHASYAITGWPKGKIAGSLDALTSVRALSATLAMSISPASDEGKIGLRGVVRLSARNPRELDAADQRLHGLSERLGVDLTPLRGLQVSAFAATLPIGGTA, from the coding sequence GTGGCGAACCTCGTCGTGCTCGAGGTCGGCCTCGCCATCGGGCTGGTGCTGCTCGCGATCGACATGTCGCTCAAGTACGTCGGGATCGGCATCGTCGGCCTCGCCCTCATCGTCGCGCTGCTGCGCTGGCGCGGCCGCTGGTTCACCCAGTGGGTCGGGCTGACGCTGCGCTACTCGTTCCGGTCCCACGACCGGACCGCGACCCCGCTGCCGCCGAGCACCGTCGAGGAGCTCGCGGCCGAAGAGACCACCGTGACCGGCCCGGACGACGCCCGCGTGAACCTGCTCCGCATCGCGGTGCCGGACCTCGTCGTGGCCCACGGCGTCGACCACGAGCGCCAGCAGGTCGGCCTCGCCTGGAACGACGGCACGTGGACGGCGGTGCTGCTCGTCGAGCCGACGCCGGCGCTGATCACCCAGGCGGGTGGCGCGCCGAGCCTGCCGCTGTCGGCGCTCGCCCCGTGCCTCGAAGACCGCGGGGTCGTCCTCGACTCCATCCAGATGATCTGGCACTGCTACCCGGGCAGCGCGGCGCTGCCGTCGGACTCGCCGGCCCTCAGCTCCTACATGGAGGTGCTCGGGCCGCTGCCCGCGGCGGCGCGGCGGACGACGTGGGTCGCGATCCGGCTGGACCCGAAGCGCTGCCCGGCGGCGATCCGGGAGCGCGGCGGCGGCGTCGTCGGCGCCCACCGCGCGCTGATCGGCGCGCTTTCGCGAGTGCGCAACGCACTCGAGTCCCAGGGTGTGCCGACGCGGCCGCTCGACCCGGACGAGCTGCTGCGCGCCGGCATCTCGGCCGCCGAGCTCACCGCCGTCGCCGGTTCGCCGAACAAGGTCACGCTGCAGGAACGCTGGTCCGGGGTGACCGCGGCCGGCATCGGCCACGCGAGCTACGCGATCACCGGCTGGCCGAAGGGCAAGATCGCCGGCAGCCTCGACGCGCTCACGAGCGTCCGCGCGCTGTCGGCGACGCTCGCGATGTCGATTTCCCCGGCGTCCGACGAAGGCAAGATCGGGCTGCGCGGCGTGGTCCGGCTGAGCGCGCGCAACCCGCGTGAGCTCGACGCCGCCGACCAGCGGCTGCACGGGCTGTCCGAGCGGCTGGGGGTGGACCTGACCCCGCTGCGCGGGCTGCAGGTCTCCGCGTTCGCCGCGACGTTGCCGATCGGAGGTACGGCATGA
- the eccD gene encoding type VII secretion integral membrane protein EccD, giving the protein MTVVAPSTRIDVALPADVAVADLLPMLLDMAKETAPDGGARHGGWALAKLGDAPLDPSRTLASLGVVDGELLQLRKRNENPPPPLYDDVVDAIAESSPDSFRPWTKETANRFGHVAGGLALIVAAVALFMSGSFYGGSALGAAIAGGIGAIACVAIGATLAKGYQAEATGVLIAAAGGLPLAFVSGFYTVPGLSLRANLLLGAVLVIIVASVCIMVIGAGITTFIAAATAGTFGALAFLFGTLIAHPAAGIAAGTVAVALACISILPRATIWLAKLPLPHVPSNAEELKEDSGFPDYRAIERRTAVAHDYMTGLMVGCGATVAISAVIAAGAPGAFGIILGVVATLVLLLRARAYANGSQAIALLTTGLVSATGIGVGWLVSASAQNRLLYVFGVLILLAAGALVVGVIFPNQRFSPPLRRTVEIIEALCIASVLPLALGVMDLYTTLRHLNFK; this is encoded by the coding sequence GTGACGGTCGTCGCGCCCTCCACGCGGATCGACGTGGCGCTGCCCGCCGACGTCGCGGTGGCCGACCTCCTGCCGATGCTGCTGGACATGGCCAAGGAAACGGCACCCGACGGCGGAGCCCGCCACGGTGGCTGGGCGCTCGCGAAGCTCGGGGACGCGCCGCTCGACCCGAGCCGGACGCTGGCCTCGCTCGGCGTCGTCGACGGTGAGCTCCTGCAGCTGCGCAAGCGCAACGAGAACCCGCCGCCGCCGCTGTACGACGACGTCGTCGACGCGATCGCCGAGTCCTCCCCCGACAGCTTCCGGCCGTGGACCAAGGAGACGGCGAACCGCTTCGGGCACGTCGCGGGCGGGCTGGCGCTGATCGTCGCCGCCGTCGCGCTGTTCATGAGCGGCTCCTTCTACGGCGGCAGCGCGCTCGGCGCCGCCATCGCGGGCGGCATCGGCGCGATCGCGTGCGTCGCGATCGGCGCCACGCTCGCCAAGGGCTACCAGGCGGAAGCGACCGGCGTGCTGATCGCCGCAGCGGGCGGCCTGCCACTGGCGTTCGTCAGCGGCTTCTACACCGTGCCCGGCCTGTCCCTGCGGGCGAACCTGCTGCTCGGCGCGGTCCTCGTGATCATCGTCGCATCCGTCTGCATCATGGTCATCGGCGCCGGCATCACGACGTTCATCGCGGCGGCCACCGCCGGCACCTTCGGGGCGCTGGCGTTCCTCTTCGGCACGCTCATCGCGCACCCGGCGGCCGGCATCGCGGCTGGCACCGTCGCGGTCGCCCTCGCCTGCATCTCCATCCTGCCGCGCGCCACGATCTGGCTCGCGAAGCTGCCGCTGCCGCACGTCCCGAGCAACGCGGAAGAGCTGAAGGAAGACTCCGGCTTCCCCGACTACCGGGCGATCGAACGCCGCACGGCGGTCGCGCACGACTACATGACCGGCCTGATGGTCGGCTGCGGCGCCACGGTCGCCATCTCCGCGGTCATCGCCGCCGGCGCGCCCGGCGCGTTCGGGATCATCCTCGGCGTCGTCGCGACGCTCGTCCTGCTCCTGCGCGCCCGCGCGTACGCCAACGGCAGCCAGGCGATCGCGCTGCTCACCACCGGCCTGGTCTCGGCGACCGGGATCGGCGTCGGCTGGCTGGTCTCGGCGAGCGCCCAGAACCGCCTGCTCTACGTCTTCGGCGTGCTGATCCTGCTCGCCGCGGGCGCGCTCGTGGTCGGCGTGATCTTCCCGAACCAGCGCTTCTCGCCGCCGCTGCGCCGGACCGTCGAGATCATCGAGGCGCTCTGCATCGCGTCGGTGCTCCCGCTCGCCCTGGGTGTGATGGACCTCTACACCACCCTGCGGCACCTGAACTTCAAGTGA
- a CDS encoding S8 family serine peptidase, which translates to MAAPRRFGVTARTTTALFAGVIGVLAPLATALPSWAQTDPANGYFATPPPVDDSKLIPDSRQPDKKYKQSKGCVQRSTLGQNVEIKYRPWGQDYLQIAKAQEIVKGATDGGVGRGVRVAVVDTGVTPHPWLQDRLKPGGEYVSKQNGKPDGLEDCDGHGTEVAGIIAAKPDNPEVGFVGVAPDATIVSYRQLSENYEPDTSTPTPPPPSSSSGAPSSSTNPPAGSSSALPPSNGGGGGSGEGDQTSPGQSNGGRQLEKAGTAGTLKTLAEIIRGIAERNEADIINMSVDNCRPATGSITEGEQQVQAAAHFAAEKGVVIIAAAGNATDTCPQNDQPDAKRPKTIVTPPWFADDVLSVGAIDEFGGVAPFSVHGPWVGVAAPGTKIVSLDPAEGSNGLANLTFESGDKASEIQGTSFAAPYVAGLAALVKAKYPNLNGRGIVNRIKETAQHPAAPGGRDNFVGFGVIDPVAALTATLPSEVGGMAPIPSQQMAQLPPANDRSSTPVIVALAGTGGGVVALLITLFVMRTLRRNRPAETGPARR; encoded by the coding sequence ATGGCTGCTCCCCGGCGTTTCGGCGTCACCGCACGGACCACGACCGCCCTTTTCGCCGGCGTCATCGGCGTTCTCGCACCGCTGGCGACCGCGCTGCCGAGCTGGGCGCAGACGGACCCGGCCAACGGCTACTTCGCGACGCCACCCCCGGTGGACGACAGCAAGCTGATCCCGGACTCGCGCCAGCCGGACAAGAAGTACAAGCAGTCGAAGGGCTGCGTCCAGCGCAGCACGCTCGGCCAGAACGTCGAGATCAAGTACCGGCCGTGGGGGCAGGACTACCTGCAGATCGCGAAGGCGCAGGAGATCGTCAAGGGCGCCACGGACGGCGGCGTCGGCCGGGGCGTGCGCGTCGCCGTGGTCGACACCGGCGTCACGCCGCACCCGTGGCTGCAGGACCGGCTCAAGCCCGGTGGCGAGTACGTGTCCAAGCAGAACGGGAAGCCGGACGGCCTCGAGGACTGCGACGGCCACGGCACCGAGGTCGCGGGCATCATCGCGGCCAAGCCGGACAACCCGGAAGTCGGGTTCGTCGGCGTCGCCCCGGACGCGACGATCGTGTCCTACCGGCAGCTGAGCGAGAACTACGAACCCGACACCTCGACTCCGACGCCACCGCCGCCGAGCAGTTCGAGCGGGGCGCCGTCGTCGAGCACCAACCCGCCCGCCGGGTCGAGCTCCGCCCTGCCGCCGAGCAACGGCGGTGGCGGCGGCTCTGGAGAAGGCGACCAGACCTCGCCCGGGCAGTCGAACGGCGGGCGCCAGCTGGAGAAGGCGGGCACCGCGGGCACGCTGAAGACGCTGGCCGAGATCATCCGCGGCATCGCCGAGCGCAACGAAGCCGACATCATCAACATGTCGGTCGACAACTGCCGTCCGGCGACCGGGTCGATCACCGAAGGCGAGCAGCAGGTCCAAGCCGCCGCGCACTTCGCGGCGGAAAAGGGCGTCGTGATCATCGCCGCCGCCGGCAACGCGACCGACACCTGCCCGCAGAACGACCAGCCGGACGCCAAGCGGCCGAAGACGATCGTCACGCCACCGTGGTTCGCCGACGACGTGCTGTCCGTCGGCGCGATCGACGAGTTCGGCGGGGTCGCGCCGTTCAGCGTCCACGGTCCGTGGGTCGGGGTCGCGGCGCCGGGGACGAAGATCGTCTCGCTCGACCCCGCCGAGGGGTCCAACGGCCTGGCGAACCTGACGTTCGAAAGCGGTGACAAGGCCAGCGAAATCCAGGGCACCAGCTTCGCCGCGCCCTACGTGGCGGGCTTGGCCGCGCTGGTCAAGGCGAAGTACCCGAACCTGAACGGCCGGGGCATCGTCAACCGGATCAAGGAGACCGCGCAGCACCCCGCCGCTCCCGGCGGGCGCGACAACTTCGTCGGCTTCGGCGTGATCGACCCGGTGGCCGCGCTGACCGCGACCCTGCCGTCCGAAGTCGGCGGCATGGCCCCGATCCCGTCGCAGCAGATGGCGCAGCTGCCGCCGGCGAACGACCGCAGCTCGACGCCGGTGATCGTGGCGCTGGCGGGCACCGGTGGTGGCGTGGTGGCGTTGCTGATCACGCTCTTCGTGATGCGCACGCTCCGCCGCAACCGCCCGGCCGAGACCGGACCGGCCCGCCGCTGA
- the rpsK gene encoding 30S ribosomal protein S11, with the protein MPPKSRTAAGAKKVRRKEKKNVAHGHAHIKSTFNNTIVSITDPTGAVIAWASSGHVGFKGSRKSTPFAAQMAAENAARKAAEHGMKKVDVFVKGPGSGRETAIRSLQAAGLEVGTIQDVTPQPHNGCRPPKRRRV; encoded by the coding sequence ATGCCACCGAAGTCTCGTACTGCGGCCGGGGCCAAGAAGGTCCGCCGCAAGGAAAAGAAGAATGTCGCGCACGGTCACGCGCACATCAAGAGCACCTTCAACAACACCATCGTCTCGATCACGGACCCGACCGGTGCCGTGATCGCGTGGGCGTCGAGTGGTCACGTGGGCTTCAAGGGCTCGCGTAAGTCCACCCCGTTCGCCGCGCAGATGGCCGCCGAGAACGCTGCCCGCAAGGCCGCCGAGCACGGCATGAAGAAGGTCGACGTCTTCGTGAAGGGCCCGGGTTCGGGCCGCGAGACGGCGATCCGCTCGCTGCAGGCGGCCGGCCTCGAGGTCGGCACCATCCAGGACGTGACCCCGCAGCCTCACAACGGCTGCCGCCCGCCCAAGCGGCGCCGGGTCTGA
- the truA gene encoding tRNA pseudouridine(38-40) synthase TruA, whose product MDVSYDGTDFSGWARQPGRRTVQGLLEEALQRQPPGASVPKSVVVAGRTDAGVHATGQVVHVDVVPLSEPSGRIPVSAEGIPDLTRMTGRWNRLLPGDVRVLGARIAPEGFDARFSAIRRHYRYRVSDAPWGVDPLRRHDTLAWNRPLSTDAMNAAAAELLGLHDFAAYCKQRDTGTTIRELQRLEWTRVDEHLLEVRVSADAFCHSMVRSLVGVLLLVGDGRRTDAWPSKVLESGIRDSAVAPAHGLTLLGVDYPPDAELAARADQTRNVRTAP is encoded by the coding sequence CTGGACGTCTCCTACGACGGCACGGACTTCTCGGGCTGGGCCCGCCAGCCGGGCCGCCGGACCGTCCAGGGGCTCCTGGAGGAGGCGCTGCAGCGTCAGCCGCCCGGGGCGTCGGTCCCGAAGTCCGTGGTCGTGGCGGGCCGCACGGACGCCGGGGTGCACGCGACCGGGCAGGTGGTGCACGTCGACGTGGTGCCCCTTTCCGAGCCCTCCGGCCGCATCCCCGTGTCCGCCGAGGGCATCCCCGATCTGACCCGCATGACGGGCCGCTGGAACCGCCTCCTGCCGGGCGACGTCCGGGTGCTGGGCGCCCGGATCGCGCCCGAGGGCTTCGACGCGCGGTTCTCGGCCATCCGCCGTCACTACCGCTACCGGGTCTCGGACGCGCCGTGGGGCGTGGATCCGTTGCGCCGCCACGACACCCTGGCCTGGAACCGTCCACTGTCGACGGACGCGATGAACGCGGCGGCTGCGGAACTGCTGGGCTTGCACGACTTCGCGGCCTATTGCAAGCAGCGCGACACGGGCACGACGATCCGCGAGCTGCAGCGCCTGGAGTGGACGCGGGTGGACGAGCACCTGCTGGAGGTCCGGGTCTCGGCGGACGCGTTCTGCCACTCGATGGTCCGCAGCCTGGTCGGCGTCCTCCTGCTGGTCGGCGACGGCCGCCGCACGGACGCGTGGCCGTCGAAGGTGCTGGAGAGCGGCATCCGCGACAGCGCGGTGGCCCCGGCCCACGGCCTCACCCTCCTGGGCGTGGACTACCCGCCGGACGCCGAACTCGCCGCCCGCGCGGACCAAACCCGCAACGTCCGCACCGCCCCCTAG
- the eccB gene encoding type VII secretion protein EccB has translation MPSTPTTKSQVQAYQFVLRRMQSALVRRDAVMLHDPMRTHTRATIVGVVLGALGMIVFVVWGLLSPAPSVPEAGNIVIGEQSGTVYVVAGNPKKLIPTFNLASARLLLLAQQKQSSAGSGGATAAPAAPAAASPASVKNPTVVSDAQLESIPRDKLTGIPDGPQLIPSDSQRISPNWSVCDQVQLDPSLPNPDTGKTKTYVFGGIAPSGLGTELGENEALLAKADNGKTYLVYRLPSSRNRPNANTVRAEIDVDNANDAVRTALQLPPTPRKITPGLLNAIPEVARLAPPRIEPGQPPADFDGLTAGDVFSTQPTGAQPDYWAITTSGIQKVSNAVADIIRVAKNGSAGRIQVLGLDKLAGVRVLQPTDKDYIPVDDFPRSVPTILDATKNSSVACLGWSLVGSGTDRDAHTSVYVDTQLPGQKGSGEKFTPMTVTTPGPNRVPINGFYLKPGFAAVVQSATGKDSFGKGTIQLISDRGIRYSVPDAATADAIGLNNRQPAPESVIGLLPTGASLNTQDVLKQFDSVPIDPNAGSFATPTAQAGN, from the coding sequence ATGCCATCAACACCCACGACTAAGTCTCAGGTTCAGGCGTATCAGTTCGTCCTACGGAGGATGCAGTCGGCGCTGGTCCGGCGGGACGCCGTGATGCTGCACGACCCGATGCGCACCCACACGAGGGCCACCATCGTGGGGGTCGTGCTGGGCGCGCTCGGCATGATCGTGTTCGTCGTCTGGGGCCTGCTCAGCCCGGCGCCTTCGGTGCCGGAGGCCGGGAACATCGTGATCGGCGAGCAGTCCGGCACGGTCTACGTCGTGGCGGGCAACCCGAAGAAGCTGATCCCCACGTTCAACCTCGCGTCCGCGCGGCTCCTGTTGCTGGCGCAGCAGAAGCAGTCGAGCGCCGGCAGCGGCGGCGCGACCGCGGCACCGGCCGCGCCCGCCGCGGCGAGCCCGGCCAGTGTGAAGAATCCCACGGTCGTTTCGGACGCCCAGCTGGAGTCCATTCCGCGCGACAAACTCACCGGAATTCCGGACGGCCCGCAGCTGATCCCGTCGGATTCGCAGCGCATTTCCCCGAATTGGTCGGTGTGCGACCAGGTCCAGCTCGACCCGTCGCTGCCGAACCCCGACACCGGCAAGACCAAGACCTACGTCTTCGGCGGGATCGCGCCGTCCGGTCTCGGCACCGAACTGGGTGAAAACGAAGCGCTGCTGGCGAAGGCCGACAACGGCAAGACCTACCTCGTCTACCGGCTGCCGAGCTCGCGGAACCGGCCGAACGCCAACACCGTGCGCGCGGAGATCGACGTCGACAACGCCAACGACGCCGTCCGGACGGCGCTGCAGCTGCCGCCGACGCCGCGGAAGATCACGCCGGGCCTGCTGAACGCGATCCCGGAGGTCGCGCGCCTGGCCCCGCCCCGGATCGAGCCCGGCCAGCCCCCGGCCGACTTCGACGGGCTGACCGCCGGCGACGTCTTTTCCACGCAGCCGACCGGCGCGCAGCCGGACTACTGGGCGATCACCACGTCCGGCATCCAGAAGGTTTCCAACGCGGTGGCCGACATCATCCGCGTCGCGAAGAACGGCAGCGCGGGCCGGATCCAGGTCCTCGGCCTGGACAAGCTGGCCGGTGTGCGCGTGCTGCAGCCCACCGACAAGGACTACATCCCGGTCGACGACTTCCCGCGCTCGGTCCCGACGATCCTCGACGCGACGAAGAACTCCTCGGTCGCCTGCCTGGGCTGGTCGCTGGTCGGGTCCGGCACCGACCGGGACGCGCACACCTCGGTGTACGTCGACACGCAGCTGCCGGGCCAGAAGGGCAGCGGCGAGAAGTTCACCCCGATGACGGTGACCACGCCGGGCCCGAACCGCGTGCCGATCAACGGCTTCTACCTCAAGCCGGGCTTCGCCGCGGTGGTCCAGTCCGCGACCGGCAAGGACAGCTTCGGCAAGGGCACCATCCAGCTGATCTCGGACCGGGGCATCCGCTACAGCGTCCCGGACGCGGCGACGGCCGACGCGATCGGCTTGAACAACCGGCAGCCCGCGCCGGAGTCGGTCATCGGGCTGCTGCCGACCGGGGCGTCGCTGAACACCCAGGACGTGCTCAAGCAGTTCGACTCCGTGCCGATCGACCCGAACGCCGGCTCGTTCGCGACGCCGACCGCCCAAGCGGGGAACTGA
- the rpsD gene encoding 30S ribosomal protein S4: MARYTGPATRISRRLKVDLIGGDQAFERRPYPPGQHGRGRIKESEYLLQSQEKQKARYTYGVLERQFVRYYKEAVRRPGKTGENLLQILESRLDNVIYRAGIARTRRQARQLVSHGHFLVNGVKVNVPSYQVTKWDIIDVRPKSFSMLPFVVAKESFGERPIPAWLQVVQSNLRVLVHQLPERAQIDVPVQEQLIVELYSK; encoded by the coding sequence ATGGCTCGTTACACCGGCCCCGCGACGCGTATTTCGCGTCGCCTCAAGGTTGACCTCATCGGCGGCGACCAGGCTTTCGAGCGTCGCCCCTACCCGCCGGGCCAGCACGGCCGCGGGCGCATCAAGGAGTCCGAGTACCTCCTGCAGTCGCAGGAGAAGCAGAAGGCTCGCTACACCTACGGCGTTCTCGAGCGTCAGTTCGTCCGGTACTACAAGGAAGCCGTCCGGCGTCCGGGCAAGACCGGTGAGAACCTGCTGCAGATCCTCGAGTCCCGCCTGGACAACGTGATCTACCGCGCCGGCATCGCCCGCACCCGCCGCCAGGCGCGTCAGCTGGTGAGCCACGGCCACTTCCTGGTCAACGGCGTCAAGGTCAACGTCCCGTCGTACCAGGTCACCAAGTGGGACATCATCGACGTGCGGCCGAAGTCGTTCTCGATGCTGCCCTTCGTGGTGGCCAAGGAGTCCTTCGGCGAGCGCCCCATCCCGGCGTGGCTGCAGGTCGTCCAGTCCAACCTCCGCGTGCTGGTCCACCAGCTGCCGGAGCGTGCGCAGATCGACGTTCCGGTTCAGGAACAGCTGATCGTCGAGCTCTACTCGAAGTAG
- the rplQ gene encoding 50S ribosomal protein L17 yields the protein MPTPTKGARLGGSSAHERLILANLATQLFEHGKITTTEAKAKRVRPLAEKLISKAKRGDLHNRRLVQKVVRDKDVLHKLFAEIGPHFAERAGGYTRITKTMPRKGDNAAMAVIELVSEKTVTSEAERARKTKFAKDEKAAAPAAEETTTEAPAEEAPAADEAKAEDTAAETEAPASDDADAKKD from the coding sequence ATGCCCACCCCTACCAAGGGAGCCCGGCTCGGCGGGTCGTCCGCGCACGAGCGGCTGATCCTGGCCAACTTGGCCACGCAGCTGTTCGAGCACGGCAAGATCACGACGACCGAGGCGAAGGCGAAGCGGGTCCGCCCGCTGGCCGAGAAGCTGATCTCGAAGGCGAAGCGGGGCGACCTGCACAACCGCCGTCTGGTGCAGAAGGTCGTCCGTGACAAGGACGTCCTGCACAAGCTGTTCGCCGAGATCGGTCCGCACTTCGCGGAGCGTGCCGGTGGCTACACCCGGATCACCAAGACGATGCCGCGCAAGGGCGACAACGCCGCCATGGCCGTCATCGAGCTGGTGTCCGAGAAGACGGTGACTTCGGAAGCCGAGCGCGCTCGCAAGACGAAGTTCGCCAAGGACGAGAAGGCCGCCGCTCCGGCCGCGGAGGAGACCACCACCGAGGCTCCGGCCGAGGAGGCTCCCGCCGCCGACGAGGCCAAGGCCGAGGACACCGCCGCCGAGACCGAAGCGCCGGCTTCGGACGACGCGGACGCCAAGAAGGACTGA